In one window of Deinococcus sp. HSC-46F16 DNA:
- a CDS encoding ABC transporter ATP-binding protein, which yields MDSLRTLWPYLRLHRRQYVIGLIAVVIANSVNLLPYYFIRLTIDGVTGQTDADAATAGITATQVLLYALGIVAASATAGLFMLVMRRMIVIASRQTEYEIRRDIFGHLQTLDKPYYDRARTGDLMNRLTGDLGAVREMLGFGAWQIVNIVSGFITAFAVMFSLSWQLTLIVLALLPIIVGLLTYMARQINKRHTFVQEQNSLIAAKAQENFSGARVVKGYAIEDREIKDYRAMNLELLRRNISLIKVDGPLRSVMNLLLGLAFGLILLVGGRLILNGDGTFTVGMFTQFVGTLERLAFPMLMVGWITGITQRGLSSWLRLRELFDARALVRDERGRANPGIQTLRGDVEFDRVTLRYGERTVLEDVSLKVPAGTFLGITGPTGSGKTVLGQLLTRSMDPTSGVVRVDGHDVRTIPLRVLRDHISVVPQEPFLFSDSIANNIGFGLGNRDLPEVPTGVSVVGAPPPPDIPPNPDMNRVRDAARLAGLAGDVEDFPQGYDTVLGERGVTLSGGQRQRTAIARAIVRDPAILILDDSLSAVDTETERRILDGLREVARGRTVILIGHRISTLRHADQIVVLESGRLVEQGTHEELVAAGGHYAEIERLQRLASDLDADDEPIRDAEVAADVLEHQPIPQEAVK from the coding sequence TTGGACAGTTTGCGAACCCTCTGGCCCTACCTGCGGCTGCACCGCCGCCAGTACGTGATCGGGTTGATCGCGGTGGTGATCGCCAACAGCGTGAACCTGCTGCCGTACTACTTCATTCGCCTCACCATCGACGGGGTGACCGGCCAGACCGACGCGGACGCGGCGACGGCGGGCATTACTGCCACCCAGGTGCTGCTGTACGCGCTGGGCATCGTGGCGGCGTCCGCGACGGCGGGCTTGTTCATGCTGGTGATGCGCCGGATGATCGTGATCGCCTCGCGCCAGACGGAGTACGAGATTCGCCGCGATATCTTCGGCCACCTCCAGACCCTCGACAAGCCGTACTACGACCGCGCCCGCACCGGGGACCTGATGAACCGCCTGACCGGGGATCTTGGGGCCGTGCGGGAAATGCTGGGTTTCGGGGCGTGGCAGATCGTCAACATCGTGTCGGGGTTCATCACGGCCTTTGCGGTGATGTTCAGCCTGAGCTGGCAGCTCACCTTGATCGTGCTGGCGCTGCTGCCCATCATCGTGGGGCTGCTGACCTACATGGCGCGGCAGATCAACAAGCGGCACACCTTCGTGCAGGAGCAGAACAGCCTGATCGCTGCCAAGGCGCAGGAGAACTTCAGCGGGGCGCGGGTGGTCAAGGGCTACGCGATCGAGGACCGCGAGATCAAGGACTACCGCGCCATGAACCTCGAACTGCTGCGGCGCAACATCTCGCTGATCAAGGTGGACGGGCCGCTCAGATCGGTGATGAACCTGCTGCTGGGCCTCGCCTTTGGCCTGATCCTGCTGGTCGGCGGGCGGCTGATTCTGAATGGCGACGGCACCTTCACGGTGGGGATGTTCACCCAGTTCGTGGGGACACTGGAACGCCTCGCCTTCCCGATGCTGATGGTGGGGTGGATCACCGGGATCACGCAGCGGGGTCTGTCGTCGTGGCTGCGCCTGCGCGAGCTGTTCGACGCCCGTGCCCTGGTGCGTGACGAACGGGGCCGGGCCAACCCCGGTATTCAGACCCTGCGCGGCGACGTGGAGTTCGACCGGGTGACCCTGCGCTACGGCGAGCGCACCGTGCTGGAGGACGTGAGCCTGAAGGTGCCCGCCGGGACGTTCCTGGGCATCACCGGGCCGACCGGCAGCGGCAAGACCGTGCTGGGGCAACTGCTGACCCGCTCGATGGACCCGACCTCGGGCGTGGTGCGGGTGGACGGGCACGACGTGCGGACGATCCCGCTGCGGGTGCTGCGCGACCACATCAGCGTGGTGCCGCAGGAGCCCTTCCTGTTCAGCGACTCCATCGCCAACAACATCGGCTTCGGGCTGGGGAACCGTGACCTGCCGGAGGTGCCCACCGGGGTCAGCGTGGTGGGGGCACCGCCTCCCCCCGACATTCCCCCGAACCCCGACATGAACCGGGTGCGGGACGCCGCGCGGCTCGCGGGCCTCGCCGGGGACGTGGAGGACTTTCCGCAGGGCTACGACACAGTGCTGGGGGAGCGGGGCGTGACCCTCTCGGGTGGGCAGCGGCAGCGCACGGCGATTGCGCGGGCCATCGTGCGCGACCCGGCGATCCTGATTCTGGACGACAGCCTCTCGGCGGTGGACACCGAAACTGAGCGGCGCATTCTGGACGGCCTGCGCGAGGTGGCGCGGGGCCGCACGGTCATCTTGATCGGGCACCGCATCAGCACCCTGCGCCACGCCGACCAAATTGTGGTGCTGGAGAGCGGGCGGCTGGTCGAGCAGGGCACCCATGAAGAGTTGGTCGCCGCCGGGGGCCATTACGCCGAGATCGAGCGGCTCCAGCGCCTCGCTTCTGACCTTGACGCCGACGACGAACCCATCCGCGACGCGGAGGTCGCCGCCGACGTGCTTGAACACCAGCCCATACCCCAGGAGGCCGTGAAGTGA